AGGGGATGCCTTCGAGGATGACGATCCTGCCCTTGCCGCCGAGGCGATCGACCATGTACTGCGCGCTCTTGCGGCCAAAGGCCTTGTTGTCGCCTTCGAGGAAGAGATCGGCGACCGGCTCGAGGAAGCCGCGATCGACGTTGACGATGTAGATGCCCCGCTCATGGGCCCGCTTGGCGATGGGCGTGATGGGCGCGCTCTCGGTGGCGAGCACGACGAGGCCGTCGATGCCCTTGACCATCATGTTCTCGATGTCGCTGATCTGCTTCTGGGGCGTGGTCGCGGTGGCGAGGGTGAAATCGACCTCGGGGTAGAGTTCCTGGGCCTTCTTGGCCCACCACACGACCCCGGCCGTCCAGCCGTGGTCCGCGGCGGGGATGGAGATGCCGATGCGGAGTTTCGCAGAGCTGGGCTGCTCGATGGTGTTTTCTGGAGCGGAGGAACTCGGCGAGAGTGCCGTGGGATTCTCAGCGGCTCGCCATGCGGGCAGCGCGACGGCGGCGAGCGCGAAAGCGGCGATAGAGAGCGACAGATGACGGAACGTGATGCCGGACATGGGTACTCCTCCAGTTGGTGAGGGGAGTATATCGGCTCCGAGTATCGGGGAGGCCCGATCCTGGCGCACGAA
This genomic interval from Phycisphaerales bacterium contains the following:
- a CDS encoding ABC transporter substrate-binding protein, with protein sequence MSGITFRHLSLSIAAFALAAVALPAWRAAENPTALSPSSSAPENTIEQPSSAKLRIGISIPAADHGWTAGVVWWAKKAQELYPEVDFTLATATTPQKQISDIENMMVKGIDGLVVLATESAPITPIAKRAHERGIYIVNVDRGFLEPVADLFLEGDNKAFGRKSAQYMVDRLGGKGRIVILEGIPCTVNSDRVNAALEVFKQYPDIEILGQQPAMWNRQKGLEVMQTFLVKHKQIDAVWAQDDDIAMGAYKAIREAGREKEMWMLGGAGMKEVVKMVMDGNAMFPADITYPPSMIATGIHMAVSNLRDGHREAVSQFMPRHLMIDVELITPENAKGYYFPDSVY